Proteins encoded by one window of Chromatiales bacterium 21-64-14:
- a CDS encoding addiction module antidote protein, HigA family, with translation HAGEHLAEQLEALDLSAAELGRRLKVPANRITGILNGQRAISGDTALRLGHFFHTSPAFWLNLQAIYELRLAEQKSGRAIKELPTLNRHGKKTRMGSQPRLA, from the coding sequence CATGCCGGCGAACACCTTGCCGAACAACTCGAGGCGCTCGACTTAAGCGCGGCAGAGCTTGGCCGCAGGCTTAAAGTGCCTGCGAACCGCATCACGGGAATACTCAATGGCCAGCGTGCCATTAGCGGGGATACAGCACTACGACTCGGCCATTTCTTCCATACCAGTCCGGCGTTCTGGCTGAATTTGCAGGCTATCTATGAGCTACGCCTAGCAGAACAAAAATCCGGCAGGGCGATCAAGGAGCTACCGACCTTGAACCGCCACGGCAAGAAGACACGTATGGGAAGCCAACCACGATTGGCATAA